One part of the Nocardioides zeae genome encodes these proteins:
- a CDS encoding CDP-alcohol phosphatidyltransferase family protein: MADEVTRDARVWTIPNVLSGLRLLGVPLFLWLVLGPEEDELALLVLVVSGVTDFLDGYLARRLDQRSSIGEILDPVADRLYILAVIIGLGLREVIPWWVVVILPLRDALLWGLVPFLRTRGYSALPVHFLGKAATFNLLYAFPLLLLGEGEGVVATLALVFGWAFTVWGIGLYWWAGLLYAWQVRRLLATTEPLPRARRGDRDAVARSTSEGSGPPVDGPR, encoded by the coding sequence GTGGCAGACGAGGTGACCCGCGACGCGAGGGTGTGGACGATCCCCAACGTCCTGTCGGGTCTCCGCCTGCTCGGCGTGCCGCTCTTCCTGTGGCTGGTCCTCGGGCCGGAGGAGGACGAGCTCGCCCTCCTCGTGCTCGTCGTCTCGGGCGTCACCGACTTCCTCGACGGCTACCTGGCCCGTCGCCTCGACCAGCGGTCGTCGATCGGCGAGATCCTCGACCCCGTCGCCGACCGGCTCTACATCCTGGCGGTGATCATCGGCCTCGGCCTCCGCGAGGTCATCCCCTGGTGGGTGGTCGTGATCCTGCCGTTGCGCGACGCCCTGCTGTGGGGCCTCGTGCCCTTCCTCCGCACCCGCGGCTACAGCGCCCTGCCGGTGCACTTCCTCGGCAAGGCCGCCACGTTCAACCTGCTCTACGCCTTCCCCCTGCTCCTGCTCGGCGAGGGCGAGGGGGTCGTGGCGACGCTCGCCCTGGTCTTCGGGTGGGCCTTCACGGTGTGGGGCATCGGCCTGTACTGGTGGGCCGGTCTGCTCTACGCCTGGCAGGTACGCCGCCTGCTCGCCACCACCGAGCCGCTGCCGCGCGCGAGGCGCGGCGACCGCGACGCGGTGGCCCGGAGCACTTCCGAGGGCTCCGGCCCCCCGGTGGACGGCCCCCGGTGA
- a CDS encoding DUF1800 domain-containing protein, with the protein MSPAPTVLASFTPTRYGAGAPLDAEQRHFVSRWSYGYTPALARDVLTAGGTAAWFRQQLQPSAIPDTAADATWGWWPSLARGAADLWKRQVDDVEGGWEVMAYYGSWLMLRRITSKRQVLELMTEFWEGHFHVPVNGDSHFVYRVPYGQVVRQHALGTFADLLKATITHPAMGLFLDNAVSTKSKPNENLGRELLELHTVGRGEYTEADVKESARILTGYRVDVWRTWDASYRPADHSTGPVRVMGFSHANSDPDGRAVTAGYLDYLARHPATARRICRKLATRFVQDEPSTALVEHLAQVYLASGTSIPAVLRALVVRPEFRAARGTKMRDPGADVVATYRSLGATFATPTSTDAAATQILWIASNLGQRPFEWGRPDGPPLVNSAWSSTSRALASFSFHWSAAGRWWPVKDIAYQSPAQWLPQASLTFAQLVDHLCVRMLGVPSTAALLQACCEVTNYTPTTRITADHALVKWEFHRLLSTLLDSPQHLAR; encoded by the coding sequence GTGTCCCCCGCCCCCACCGTCCTCGCGTCCTTCACCCCGACCCGGTACGGCGCGGGCGCGCCCCTCGACGCCGAGCAGCGCCATTTCGTGAGCCGCTGGTCCTACGGCTACACCCCCGCGCTGGCCCGCGACGTGCTCACGGCCGGGGGCACGGCCGCCTGGTTCCGCCAGCAGCTGCAGCCGTCCGCCATCCCGGACACGGCGGCCGACGCCACGTGGGGATGGTGGCCGTCGCTGGCCCGCGGCGCCGCCGACCTGTGGAAGCGCCAGGTCGACGACGTGGAGGGCGGCTGGGAGGTGATGGCCTACTACGGCAGCTGGCTGATGCTGCGCCGCATCACCAGCAAGCGCCAGGTGCTCGAGCTCATGACCGAGTTCTGGGAGGGCCACTTCCACGTGCCCGTCAACGGCGACTCCCACTTCGTCTACCGCGTGCCCTACGGCCAGGTGGTCCGCCAGCACGCCCTCGGGACGTTCGCGGACCTGCTCAAGGCCACGATCACGCACCCGGCCATGGGGCTGTTCCTCGACAACGCCGTCTCCACCAAGAGCAAGCCGAACGAGAACCTCGGCCGCGAGCTCCTCGAGCTCCACACCGTGGGACGCGGCGAGTACACGGAGGCGGACGTCAAGGAGTCGGCCCGCATCCTCACCGGTTACCGCGTCGACGTGTGGCGCACGTGGGACGCGTCGTACCGGCCCGCGGACCACTCCACGGGCCCCGTGCGCGTCATGGGGTTCTCCCACGCCAACAGCGACCCCGACGGCCGGGCGGTCACCGCGGGGTACCTCGACTACCTGGCGCGCCACCCGGCCACCGCGCGCCGCATCTGCCGCAAGCTCGCGACCCGCTTCGTGCAGGACGAGCCCTCGACCGCCCTCGTCGAGCACCTCGCGCAGGTCTACCTGGCGAGCGGCACGAGCATCCCCGCCGTGCTGCGGGCGCTCGTCGTGCGTCCCGAGTTCCGGGCCGCCCGCGGCACGAAGATGCGCGACCCCGGCGCGGACGTCGTCGCGACGTACCGCTCCCTGGGCGCGACGTTCGCCACGCCGACCAGCACGGACGCCGCGGCGACGCAGATCCTGTGGATCGCCTCCAACCTGGGACAGCGCCCCTTCGAGTGGGGCCGTCCCGACGGCCCCCCGCTGGTCAACAGCGCCTGGAGCTCGACGTCGCGCGCGCTGGCGTCGTTCTCCTTCCACTGGAGCGCCGCCGGCCGCTGGTGGCCGGTCAAGGACATCGCCTACCAGTCCCCCGCGCAGTGGCTGCCCCAGGCGAGCCTGACCTTCGCGCAGCTCGTCGACCACCTCTGCGTGCGGATGCTCGGCGTGCCCTCGACGGCGGCGCTCCTGCAGGCGTGCTGCGAGGTCACGAACTACACCCCCACGACCCGCATCACGGCGGACCACGCGCTCGTGAAGTGGGAGTTCCACCGCCTCCTCAGCACGCTGCTCGACTCCCCGCAGCACCTCGCACGATGA
- a CDS encoding hemolysin family protein, with amino-acid sequence MNDYVAVGVAVLLLALNFFFVGAEFALVAARRSQIEPIAQGGSRWAKVTLRAMEQVSVMMAGAQLGITICSVGLGAVGEPAVAHLLEPVFAAVGVPEGLVYPISFAIALTVVVYLHVVLGEMIPKNIALASPERAAVVLGPPLMVVVFVLKPVIIALNAVANTTLRLLRVEPKDEVSSTFTREEVAALVEESRGEGLIEAGEYDRLAGALGFTEKRVDAVIMPLGSLATVPRGATVADVEDLCASTGFSRFPVRDGDDLVGYLHIKDVLETDEERRGRVVDDKWIRPLAGVRATDLLHDALEVLQRKGAHMSRVVDDEGRVLGLATLEDVLEELVGEIRDAAHADEPAVG; translated from the coding sequence GTGAACGACTACGTCGCGGTCGGGGTGGCCGTGCTGCTGCTGGCCCTCAACTTCTTCTTCGTGGGCGCGGAGTTCGCGCTGGTCGCGGCCCGCCGCAGCCAGATCGAGCCCATCGCGCAGGGCGGCTCGCGCTGGGCGAAGGTGACGCTCCGCGCCATGGAGCAGGTCTCGGTGATGATGGCGGGCGCACAGCTCGGCATCACCATCTGCTCCGTGGGCCTCGGCGCGGTGGGCGAGCCCGCCGTGGCCCACCTGCTCGAGCCCGTCTTCGCAGCGGTCGGGGTGCCGGAGGGCCTCGTCTACCCGATCTCCTTCGCCATCGCGCTCACGGTCGTGGTCTACCTGCACGTGGTGCTCGGCGAGATGATCCCGAAGAACATCGCCCTGGCGTCGCCCGAGCGCGCGGCCGTCGTGCTCGGACCGCCCCTCATGGTCGTGGTCTTCGTGCTCAAGCCGGTCATCATCGCGCTGAACGCGGTCGCCAACACCACGCTGCGCCTGCTCCGCGTCGAGCCGAAGGACGAGGTGTCCTCCACGTTCACGCGCGAGGAGGTCGCGGCGCTCGTGGAGGAGTCACGCGGCGAGGGCCTCATCGAGGCGGGGGAGTACGACCGTCTCGCCGGCGCCCTCGGCTTCACCGAGAAGCGCGTCGACGCGGTCATCATGCCGCTGGGCTCCCTCGCCACGGTGCCGCGCGGGGCCACGGTGGCCGACGTCGAGGACCTGTGCGCCTCCACCGGCTTCAGCCGCTTCCCCGTGCGCGACGGCGACGACCTCGTGGGCTACCTCCACATCAAGGACGTGCTGGAGACGGACGAGGAGCGGCGCGGCCGCGTCGTCGACGACAAGTGGATCCGCCCGCTCGCCGGGGTGCGGGCCACCGACCTGCTCCACGACGCACTCGAGGTGCTGCAGCGCAAGGGTGCCCACATGTCGCGCGTCGTCGACGACGAGGGCCGGGTGCTCGGCCTGGCCACCCTCGAGGACGTGCTGGAGGAGCTGGTGGGCGAGATCCGCGACGCCGCCCACGCCGACGAGCCGGCCGTCGGCTGA
- a CDS encoding hemolysin family protein, translating to MTEWILLAVSLLLVVACGLFVAAEFSFVTVDRGQVERAVADEEVGAAGVQRALRQLSTQLSGAQVGITVTNLAVGFLAEPAIAALLRGPLGAAGVPDGAVTPVSVTLGLVIGTALTMVFGELVPKNLAIALPLRTAKATQGFMRAFTAVMAGPIRVLNGSANSAVRRLGLEPQEELRSARSSRELASLIARSADQGTLDPDTAELMGRSVEFGERTAGEIMTPRVRTDSLEQTERASAVIALARSTGHSRFPVLDAEENVVGAVHVKHAVGVPVHERSTTRIRSIMAPARFVPETLPLDPLLALLRRDGFQMAVVVDEYGGQAGIVTLEDVVEEIVGDIADEHDRLGARARQRRDGTWSLSGLLRPDEVEDVTGIELPEHEDYDTVAGLVVREVGRIPVTGDVAEVPVPGPTGEDDEPPRERLAVLTVEHMDGLRVDRVSLRLLDDEPATEQEREVRGVADTRTFRKEQR from the coding sequence GTGACCGAGTGGATCCTGCTGGCCGTGTCGTTGCTGCTCGTGGTGGCCTGCGGGCTCTTCGTGGCGGCCGAGTTCTCCTTCGTCACGGTCGACCGCGGCCAGGTCGAGCGCGCCGTCGCCGACGAGGAGGTCGGCGCCGCGGGGGTGCAGCGCGCGCTGCGACAGCTCTCCACGCAGCTGTCCGGGGCCCAGGTGGGCATCACGGTCACGAACCTGGCCGTCGGCTTCCTCGCCGAGCCGGCGATCGCCGCGCTCCTGCGAGGGCCGCTCGGAGCCGCGGGGGTGCCCGACGGCGCGGTCACCCCGGTCTCGGTGACGCTGGGCCTGGTGATCGGCACCGCCCTCACCATGGTGTTCGGCGAGCTCGTGCCCAAGAACCTGGCGATCGCGCTGCCGCTGCGCACCGCCAAGGCCACCCAGGGGTTCATGCGTGCGTTCACCGCCGTCATGGCCGGCCCCATCCGCGTGCTCAACGGCTCCGCCAACTCGGCGGTGCGGCGCCTCGGTCTCGAGCCGCAGGAGGAGCTCCGCTCGGCGCGCTCCTCCCGCGAGCTGGCCTCGCTCATCGCCCGCTCGGCGGACCAGGGCACCCTCGACCCCGACACCGCCGAGCTGATGGGTCGCTCGGTCGAGTTCGGCGAGCGCACCGCGGGCGAGATCATGACCCCGCGGGTGCGCACCGACAGCCTGGAGCAGACCGAGCGGGCCAGCGCCGTCATCGCGCTGGCGCGCTCGACGGGCCACTCGCGCTTCCCCGTCCTCGACGCCGAGGAGAACGTGGTCGGCGCCGTGCACGTCAAGCACGCGGTGGGCGTGCCGGTGCACGAGCGGTCCACGACCCGGATCCGCAGCATCATGGCGCCCGCACGCTTCGTGCCGGAGACCCTGCCGCTCGACCCCCTGCTGGCCCTGCTGCGGCGCGACGGGTTCCAGATGGCGGTCGTCGTCGACGAGTACGGCGGGCAGGCCGGCATCGTCACGCTCGAGGACGTCGTCGAGGAGATCGTGGGCGACATCGCCGACGAGCACGACCGGCTCGGCGCCCGCGCCCGGCAGCGGCGCGACGGCACCTGGTCGCTGTCCGGCCTGCTGCGCCCCGACGAGGTGGAGGACGTCACCGGCATCGAGCTCCCCGAGCACGAGGACTACGACACGGTCGCCGGCCTCGTCGTGCGCGAGGTCGGCCGCATCCCCGTGACCGGCGACGTCGCGGAGGTCCCGGTCCCGGGCCCCACGGGCGAGGACGACGAGCCGCCGCGGGAGCGGCTGGCCGTGCTGACGGTCGAGCACATGGACGGTCTGCGCGTCGACCGGGTCAGCCTGCGGCTGCTCGACGACGAGCCCGCGACCGAGCAGGAGCGCGAGGTCCGCGGCGTCGCGGACACGCGCACCTTCCGGAAGGAGCAGCGGTGA